The DNA window CCATAACGGCCTTTATTCTCCGTCAATCTAACAATGATTAGTTGACCATGAAATCTGGGAAATATGTCATCGGACTGCCTTACACTCTGATTTACTCGTACCTGGCAGAATTCGTCGAAACCTTGTATGGAATGCCAGAGTCCGAGGACCGCCACTTGACACTTACTTACTCTATTTCGAACCCCGCTCATGTCACGTTCATTGGAACTGACATGGTAGGAAAGGCTGTTTCTGGCCTCGAACCCCGTCCTCCAGGTGCTTCTCCCGCATTCCATTTTTGCGCGTCTTTAGAACGAGTGGTTTACGCACAAGTCTTTTCGGACCGTGATACTGGGAGGTGTAGCGGCATCTTGCTGGAATATGAAGACGGCATCAAGCGAGCGCTGGGGCAGTGCCGCattggctttgatgatgtcCAGTGCTACAAGCATCCAACCAAGTTTTGCTACATGCCCATCACATACCCTGGGGCAGAGCCGCTCTGCCTTCCGCGTAAACATGTCCATGCAGCCTTTGACTCTGACGCTGGCCTGTTTGTGGAGCAGGATACTGCAAAATGGAAGATTTGTCCGTTGAAGGGAATTTTGCACTATCTATTCGGTGAAAAAGACACTGAAATAAAAGTTTGTGATGCATAAGGGCCAACCAATTCGATATACGGTATGTTGTCATCTTTCGTCGTAAGTTATGATTCGTCCGGCTAGCTATACATACAGTGCTAATCTTGCCATTTAGCCCACGTTTATCACGTAGCTGGGAATTTCGAAATCCAATGTCTTATAGACTGCATCTGAATACAGTTTACACTCCAAGTTCTGGATCTCTCAATTGCCTATCGCTTGATATCCGGAATCTTACTCCATTGCCCGGGCTAATCCGATATCTGCGACGCACGTTGATAAAGCTCCCCAAAGCATCCAATCATATCGCCCCATTTTCTCCAACCAACTACCCTTTTAGGAAGCCATGGTCCCCGGATCGCATCCGCTGCCCTCCATATCGGTGGACCCTCCGGGACTTGTCACGATTCGAATACCTACGAATGGCCAGCCGGTAATCTTTTACGCGATAACAACGTGCTGGACCGAGACCAGCCGATAGAATCCCCTGTTTGATGCAGATGGGGACAGCATGTAAGATGTCTTACACCGGCGGTCTGAACTCTATGCCATGTCCGGTGTATaatacagctgctgctgctgcggctgtcaGACCTGCTCGTTCTTCTGTAATACCACTTCAATCTTAAGATACTTGTACATAATAACcaccatcatctgcttctcgaATTACCATCATCTACTAATCATTCCTTTATGCCGTCTATCACAATGGCTCCTAGCGCCACCCTCACAACAACCCTCACATCCCCAATCACATCTTCACACCATGCCCTCACCGAATATGCAGACCCCGACGCCCTCCGCACCGCCTTCACCCTCGCCATGTCCTCCATGTACAAATCCGAAGTCCCCCTCTACGGCGCCCTCATCCACATCGTCAACGCCGTCAACGCATCAACCCGCACCGCCGACCTCGACCCGCGCGTCCTCGCCATGCGCCACGGCAACGTCGCCTCCTCAAGACTAGACATTGAGCGCCACGGCGCAATCAGACTGGGCACTCCGTACGAGCTACGCACCGTGAGCCGCATCTTCGCTGTGATAGGCTTGTACCCCGTTGGATATTACAATCTTGCTGCGGCGGGACTGCCCATGCACGCAACGTGCTTCCGCCCACGCACCACCGCGTCTCTAAAGAAGAACCCCTTTCGGGTCTTCACCTCGTTACTCCGCCCAGAACTCATCCGTGACGAAAAAGCCCGCTCGCTGGCCTTGAAACTGCTCTCCAAGCGCAACATCTTCACCGCAGAGCTCATCACCCTCCTCGATCTCGCCGACAAGCAAAACGGCAGACTCACCATCGACCAAGGCACCCGCTTCGTCCTCCAAGCCATGGAAACATTCCGCTGGCACGGCACCGCCGCCTCTTCCCACGAAGACTACCAGCTTCTTAAAAAGGAACACCAGATCCTCGCAGACATTGCATGTTTCCGCAGCGCGCACATTAACCACCTCACGCCCCGCACACTGGACATTTCCGCCGCGCAGCAAAAGATGAAGTCGCAACGTCTTCAAGTAAAAGACCGGATCGAAGGCCCTCCCGAGAGAAACTGCCCCATTCTTCTCCGGCAGACGAGTTTCCTCGCTATTGAAGAGCCCGTCCAGTTCTTCACCGCGCAGGAATCGCAATCGAGATTCGTGTCTGGCTCGCATAAAGCGCGATTTGGCGAAATTGAAGAGCGCGGCGCAGCGGTGACTCTCGCAGGGAGACAATTATACGACGAGTTATTGAATGAAGCCATGGCAATTGCAGAGTCAACGTCTCAGAAATCCACCCCCGAAGAGCTGGATAGACAAGTTGAAGTTGCATTTCGGAAATACCCCGACGACTGGAAAACACTACGAGCGCAGAAACTCGTCTACTTCACATACAGCGTTGCAAAGAGACGTTCCCCAGAGATCCATGACGACTCATCTTCACTAGAACATCTCATCCAGCAGGGCATCATCGACATTACTCCCATAACATATGAAGATTTCCTGCCCCTGTCGGCCGCAGGCATTTTCCGATCCAATCTCGGGACTCAGACCTCGTCTGCATCTGTTGATGCGCTGTCTAATGAAGCTGGGATGGAGGAAGCGCTGGGGGCGAAACTGAGTAGCTCGGATGAACTGTACAAGACCATGGAGAATGAGAGCATTAGGAAATGtgaagctgagctggggATTCAGATCATTGTGTGAGTATCGCCATGGTTGAAATGGATATAATGACGACGCACCTGTACGATAATGATATAATGATAATACATGTATTATGACAAAAGGTTTATGAAGCCAAATTATTAAAAGCCTATATACTCAAGCCCTATTACCTATTTCATTCCAGCACTTGATATATGCCGACCAAAAATTCACTGCCAAACGTGCATAGCAGATCCCAAACGCCATATGCTTCGAGGGTATATTAATCCCTTCAAGCAAGATGCATATTTAGTCCTCTTCCAGACCATACTGATTGTCCATGTCAggatcatcttcatcatatCCACCTTCAaattcgccgccgcctcctccaaattcctcgccctcgccaaaCTCCTCCGGCTCctcatattcttcttcatgctcCTCATGCTCCTCATGCTGCTCATCGCCAGCAACGCTCTCATCTGGAGCCTCgcttccctcttcatctgcaCCGAAAGCACTGCCCGCCAAACTGGTCTTTCGGCTGGTGGCTGTAGACCCAAGGCCCGCATTTGGCATGTCGAAAATGCTGCGGATAGCATCGTAGTTGATCCTCTTGGACCAAGCTCTGTCCTTGGCCACGCCAATGGCTGCTTCTGCAGCGGAACTGGCAGGGCTTGTCTGGCCCTCTCCCATCCTGGCAcgctttctcctcttccgtGTCTGCTTGGGGCGCTCTGCTTCCATCTTTCGTCGAAAGACCTTTTCTTGGTGCTTCCTCAGCCAGTCCTTGTTCTGGTTAACCCAGATAATCTCCTTGATACGTGCCTCTTCAGGAGATAATAAGCAATTGATAACCTCGAGGTCGTCAGCAAATTCATCTTCGGTAACGTCGGCCGCCATGGACACCTCTTTTTGAGGTTGTTGTTGGCGAGCCCAGACGGAATGGATTCGAGCTCGTTGTTCAGCATTCGAGTATGCGAGAGCATGTTCGTAGGTAAGCGGGTCGTTGAAAATCTCCTCAATTACACCTTCAAGGTCCTGTTCATCCTGTTCCCATTCTTCGTTGATGGGAAGCTGGGGCTTGGCACGTTTACCCTTGCCTCCTTTTGAGGCATCTTgatccgccgcctcctcctcttccagagCATCTCCAAATTCTTCAGCGAGGTCTTCAAGGCCCTCCACTTCGTCTTCAGACTCCTTCTTCTGTGGATTGAGACTAATGTTCCCTTGTGCAATCTGCGAAGGTAAAGGAGGGATGATGAACCCATCAGCATCGCGGCGATAGTTGACTTCGGGTGCCTTGGAAAGATCCGCTCCTCCTTCGATATGTCGTCTAACCGGCGCCGGCTCTGTGATGGGCTGCTCGGCATCTTCGACAGTGATGCCACGTTTCCGCTTCCGCAAAGTCTCTTCCGCCCTCTTTCTATATTCATCTGATTTCCGGTAGAATGAGGGAGGATCATGCGAACTCTCCAAAAAGTCTTGTTTTAAGAAATCCTCTACCGACATGCGACTTGATTCCGTGTTGTTGAATTCTTGCAATCGGTTCTGGATGGTGTGATTTGTGACCTTGACGATGTAGACGACTTCGCGAACGGTCCGTCGGAAGTTGTGCATACGTGCAGCCATCAGCAAACAGGCACCGCAAATGCCCGAAGGCCGTCGGCCCATGACCATCCAATCTCTGCTCATCCGCTTGACCAGCCGGACCGCATCCTCAGCGACCTTGGCCGTGTCTTGACGA is part of the Trichoderma atroviride chromosome 1, complete sequence genome and encodes:
- a CDS encoding uncharacterized protein (BUSCO:EOG092D26GB), producing MSFLTPPPTKRPSQGPGPAKPRFARPNPVRALREREERRHAAAAAARLSSTQRPGVVTPAHQQCANKACPKPNVVDGTCQTCGRVADDSNIVSEVQFGETSSGAAMVQGTFVGADQAGVRGMGPAFRRVGGSEDREKSIREARGLMQGYAQQLNISDSLVTAGTQVFKLASGANFIQGRTLASVAAVCLYAACRAEPPCKVMLIDLADLVQLNVFKLGRIFKKLNEVVPIGADGLIPVYPEDLIWRFATKMEFRQDTAKVAEDAVRLVKRMSRDWMVMGRRPSGICGACLLMAARMHNFRRTVREVVYIVKVTNHTIQNRLQEFNNTESSRMSVEDFLKQDFLESSHDPPSFYRKSDEYRKRAEETLRKRKRGITVEDAEQPITEPAPVRRHIEGGADLSKAPEVNYRRDADGFIIPPLPSQIAQGNISLNPQKKESEDEVEGLEDLAEEFGDALEEEEAADQDASKGGKGKRAKPQLPINEEWEQDEQDLEGVIEEIFNDPLTYEHALAYSNAEQRARIHSVWARQQQPQKEVSMAADVTEDEFADDLEVINCLLSPEEARIKEIIWVNQNKDWLRKHQEKVFRRKMEAERPKQTRKRRKRARMGEGQTSPASSAAEAAIGVAKDRAWSKRINYDAIRSIFDMPNAGLGSTATSRKTSLAGSAFGADEEGSEAPDESVAGDEQHEEHEEHEEEYEEPEEFGEGEEFGGGGGEFEGGYDEDDPDMDNQYGLEED
- a CDS encoding uncharacterized protein (EggNog:ENOG41), encoding MAPSATLTTTLTSPITSSHHALTEYADPDALRTAFTLAMSSMYKSEVPLYGALIHIVNAVNASTRTADLDPRVLAMRHGNVASSRLDIERHGAIRLGTPYELRTVSRIFAVIGLYPVGYYNLAAAGLPMHATCFRPRTTASLKKNPFRVFTSLLRPELIRDEKARSLALKLLSKRNIFTAELITLLDLADKQNGRLTIDQGTRFVLQAMETFRWHGTAASSHEDYQLLKKEHQILADIACFRSAHINHLTPRTLDISAAQQKMKSQRLQVKDRIEGPPERNCPILLRQTSFLAIEEPVQFFTAQESQSRFVSGSHKARFGEIEERGAAVTLAGRQLYDELLNEAMAIAESTSQKSTPEELDRQVEVAFRKYPDDWKTLRAQKLVYFTYSVAKRRSPEIHDDSSSLEHLIQQGIIDITPITYEDFLPLSAAGIFRSNLGTQTSSASVDALSNEAGMEEALGAKLSSSDELYKTMENESIRKCEAELGIQIIV